A window from Gorilla gorilla gorilla isolate KB3781 chromosome 21, NHGRI_mGorGor1-v2.1_pri, whole genome shotgun sequence encodes these proteins:
- the LOC134757834 gene encoding uncharacterized protein has product MLSVISSQGELCNTKSYYIILFTRENNGLEWDNGHGDSGKYKAGIRGSSSARCAAINHRDSPSAPCPDTTTLLLFHPGEEISGPAHWLDSPVGSALGIKAVRHRVRAQGVGSPLPPPLTSRGPSPQVPEAGATEGRGGERRGKRRRGVKGFVFASGRPSAVGSHPPPPATFLSSQRRWGGGDRIGGSDQGACATPGPAHPSIPSNRQPPPLLTTTRYAYPVTRNPGCNQEKLPSESLSKPEQTWLDRPLTRLGAAAPVFCGPRPGEDQSFVLGDSCLSCFSTNAHAPLSHNEPLRPTTDLGICCRGWKGPTGEA; this is encoded by the exons ATGCTGTCTGTGATCAGCAGTCAGGGTGAACTTTGTAACACCAAATCCTATTACATCATCCTATTCACAAGAGAGAACAATGGCTTGGAATGGGACAATGGCCATGGAGATTCAGGGAAGTACAAAGCGG GAATCCGGGGCTCCTCCTCCGCCCGCTGCGCAGCCATCAATCACCGCGACAGCCCAAGTGCCCCCTGCCCGGACACAACAACCCTCCTGCTTTTCCACCCGGGGGAGGAAATCTCCGGTCCTGCACACTGGCTGGACTCACCAGTGGGGTCCGCGCTGGGAATCAAAGCTGTGCGACACCGG GTGCGGGCACAGGGGGTGGGGTCTCCGCTGCCACCGCCCCTTACCTCGCGCGGGCCCTCCCCGCAGGTCCCGGAGGCGGGGGCGACCG aggggaggggaggggagaggagaggaaagaggaggaggggagtgAAGGGCTTTGTGTTTGCCTCGGGCCGTCCCTCGGCAGTAGGGAgccatccccctcccccagccacctTCCTGAGCTCGCAGAGGAGATGGGGCGGGGGTGATCGGATCGGAGGCAGCGACCAAGGCGCCTGCGCGACCCCAGGTCCGGCCCATCCCTCCATTCCCTCTAACCGCCAGCCCCCGCCCCTCTTGACAACCACCCGCTACGCTTACCCGGTTACAAGGAACCCAGGCTGCAACCAGGAAAAACTGCCATCAGAAAGTTTATCTAAGCCGGAGCAAACTTGGCTGGACCGGCCCCTGACCCGCCTTGGCGCCGCCGCCCCTGTCTTCTGCGGTCCCCGGCCAGGCGAGGACCAGAGTTTTGTTCTCGGAGATTCTTGCCTTTCTTGTTTTAGCACAAACGCGCACGCACCCCTTTCCCATAACGAGCCCCTCCGCCCAACTACAGATCTCGGGATCTGTTGCAGGGGCTGGAAAGGCCCCACTGGAGAGGCCTGA